Proteins encoded within one genomic window of Sulfurovum sp. XGS-02:
- the grpE gene encoding nucleotide exchange factor GrpE, with protein MSQENENLEEPQAEELEAQTEGEETAEVDPLEAALAEAADYKDKYLRAHADFENSKKRLEKDKMNAVSYANESFAKDILTVMDSFENALASMEESGESSEVLEKMKEGVNLTHEQLKKILEKNHIKEVSCEGEFDPEVHQAIMQVESDAHETGDIVQVMQKGYTIKDRVLRPAMVSTCK; from the coding sequence ATGAGTCAAGAGAATGAAAATCTTGAAGAGCCCCAGGCTGAAGAACTCGAAGCGCAGACAGAAGGAGAGGAGACTGCGGAAGTTGATCCCCTTGAAGCTGCGCTTGCAGAAGCTGCTGACTATAAAGATAAGTACCTCAGAGCCCATGCTGACTTTGAAAACTCTAAAAAACGTTTAGAGAAAGATAAAATGAATGCCGTGTCGTATGCAAATGAAAGTTTTGCAAAAGATATTTTAACAGTCATGGATTCTTTTGAAAATGCATTGGCATCAATGGAAGAGAGTGGTGAGAGTTCTGAAGTCTTGGAAAAGATGAAAGAGGGTGTCAACCTTACGCATGAGCAACTGAAAAAGATTTTAGAAAAAAATCATATTAAAGAAGTTTCTTGTGAGGGTGAATTTGATCCAGAAGTGCATCAAGCGATTATGCAAGTGGAAAGTGACGCACATGAAACAGGTGATATCGTTCAAGTGATGCAAAAAGGGTATACGATAAAAGACCGTGTATTGAGACCAGCGATGGTTTCAACCTGTAAATAA
- the rpsO gene encoding 30S ribosomal protein S15, protein MALDQAKKAEIIAKYARGNGDTGSTEVQVALITERIKYLTDHLKTNKKDHSSRLGLLKLVGQRRRLMRYLKKTDLARWNAIKADLGIRN, encoded by the coding sequence ATGGCTTTAGATCAGGCGAAAAAAGCAGAAATTATTGCTAAATATGCTAGAGGAAACGGCGATACAGGTTCAACAGAAGTGCAAGTAGCTCTTATTACAGAGAGAATCAAATACTTAACTGATCACCTTAAAACAAATAAAAAAGATCACTCTTCAAGATTAGGACTACTTAAACTGGTAGGTCAAAGAAGAAGACTTATGAGATATCTTAAGAAAACAGATCTTGCTAGATGGAACGCTATCAAAGCAGATCTTGGTATTAGAAACTAA
- a CDS encoding Rrf2 family transcriptional regulator: MLLTRASEYALLSLDAIRKSDTPIGAEQLANELCIPKSFLAKILQSLAKKGILESRKGAHGGFILAKEVNEISVNDIIFAAEGKAPAVFDCTSYTSTCPNGTIGSCAISPFLINFQTKIDDFLNGLTLGDIL, from the coding sequence ATGCTATTGACCCGTGCAAGTGAATATGCTCTACTCTCTTTGGATGCTATACGAAAATCTGACACCCCTATCGGTGCAGAACAGTTGGCCAATGAACTGTGTATCCCTAAAAGTTTTCTTGCAAAGATTTTACAAAGTCTTGCAAAAAAAGGTATCCTTGAATCACGTAAAGGTGCACATGGTGGATTTATCTTAGCCAAAGAGGTGAATGAGATCAGTGTGAATGATATTATTTTTGCTGCTGAAGGTAAAGCGCCTGCTGTTTTTGACTGTACCAGCTACACGAGTACCTGTCCAAACGGGACTATAGGCAGTTGTGCTATTTCACCTTTTCTCATCAATTTCCAAACGAAGATAGATGACTTTTTAAATGGTTTGACCCTGGGCGACATACTTTAA